The Dongia rigui genome includes the window AAGATCGTTTGCATGCAAACAATCTTCCGGTCACCTCTGCTTGAGGGGCCGGGGCGCAATCGTTAGGTTGACCGGATGCACAGATTTTTGCACTGCAGCGAAGCGCGCCGCCGCCGCACTTGACTAAAGCCAGGGCCGCCGCCGTGATGGCTGGCAGTCGCATTCACGAGGATTCGGAAACGCCCATGTCGCATCCGCAGCATCTTCCCAGCGGGGTCGGGACGCCCCAAGCTGACGGGGCGCCGCTGGTGGCGCGGACCCGGTTCCCGTTGCTCCGCAACCAGCCGGACCTGGTCTATCTCGACAGCGCCGCCAGCGCCCAGAAGCCGGATGTGGTCATCGACCGGCTGACGCGCTTCTACACGGGTGAATATGCCAATATCCATCGTGGGCTTTACCCCTTAAGCGAGATTGCGACGGAAAATTACGACGCGGCGCGGACGCGGGTCGCGCGCTTCCTCAATGCCGGCCGGGATGAGGTCATCTTCACCCATAATGCGACCGAGGGGACAAACCTGGTGGCGCATGCCTTCGGCGACGCCAATCTCAGGCCCGGCGACCTCATCCTCACGACCCTCCTCGAACACCACGCCAATATCGTGCCCTGGCAGCTCCTCAAGGAGCGCCGGCACCTGCGTCTCGCGGCGGTGCCGATCGATGCCCATGGCGATCTCGACCTCGAGCGGTTCGAGATGTTGTTGTCGCGCGAGCCGAAACTGGTCTGCGTCACGGCCGCTGCCAACACCATCGGCACGGTGACGCCGCTTAAAGAGATCGTCGCCATGGCGCACCGGGCCGGGGCCTTGGTCATGGTCGATGCGGCGCAGGCGGCCCCGCATTTCCGCCTCGATGTCAGGGATCTCGACTGCGATTTCCTCACCATCACGGGCCACAAGCTCTACGGCCCCGATGGCATCGGCGCCCTCTATGTGAAGGAAAAGCTGCTGGCCGATCTGCCGCCCTTCATGGGCGGCGGCGGCATCATCCGCTCGGTCAGCATCGATCACACGGACTATGCCGCCGGACCCCGCCGCTTCGAGGCCGGCACGCCGGCGATCGGCGCTGCCATCGCGTTGGCGACCGCGCTCGACTTCATCGACGAGATCGGCTTTGGGGCCATTGCAGCCCATGATGCCGCCTTGACCGACTATGCCGCTGGTCGGTTGGCCGAGATTTCCGGCCTCAAGATCCTGGGGCGTCCGCAGCACCGCATCGGCATCCTGTCCTTCACCTTGGATGGGATCCACCCGCACGACATCGGCACGCTGCTGGGCGAAAGCCGCATCTGCATTCGCGCCGGCCACCACTGCGCGCAGCCGCTGATGGAGCATTTCGGTGTTACCGGCACGGCCAGGGCTTCCTTCGGCGTCCATAACACAACCCAGGATGTCGACCGGCTGGTTGACAGCCTTGCCCGCGTGCGGCAGATGCTGCGCTGACACCTTCGACAATTCGCGTGAGTAAGCTTCCATGATCGTCATCATTCCCGACGTCCTCACCGTGGACGAACAATCGCAGCTTCGCTTGCTGGCCTCGCAGTCGAACTTCGTCGATGGCAAAGAGACGGCCGGGTTCCGGGCCAAGATGGTCAAGAACAACGAGCAGGTCGCCAAGGACGCCGCCAACAAGCGGCAGCTCCAGGAAATTGTCGTCGCGGCACTCAACCGGTCGAAGGATTTCCGCCGCGGCGCCATCCCCTTCCGCATCCGCCCGCCGCTGATCAGCCGCTACCGGCCAGGGATGACCTATGGCCCCCACATCGATGACGCATTGATGGGGTCGGCCACCAGCCGTGACCGCACCGATGTCTCCTGCACCGTCTTCATCAATGACGCCTCGGAGTATGAGGGCGGCGAGCTTGTCATCCACTCCCCCTTCGGCGTCCAGGAAGTGAAACTGCCCGCGCGCTATGCCGTGATCTACCCGTCCGGCACGCTGCATGAGGTGGCCGAGGTGACCAAGGGCGAGCGCCTGGTGGCGGTCACCTGGATCCAATCCTATGTCCGCGACGAGCGGCACCGGCAGTTCCTGTCGGACGCATTGGAGGTGCGCGACAAGCTGCACACGATCGACCCGAAGATGGTGGAAGCGGATACCGCCTCGCGCCTTTACACCAACCTGTTGCGCATGTGGGCCGAAACCTGACGCCTCATGGCCCGAAAGCGTCGGCGAAGAAATCCGCCATCTCGGTGAGCCAGCGGGCACGGTTGCCAGCCTTGTAGATGCCGTGGCCTTCGTCGGGGAAGGTCAGCAGCCGATAGGGAATGCCGCGGGCATCAAGATCCTTGACGGCCATGTCCGTGTTGGCTGGCGAGACATTGCTGTCGGCGAGGCCATGGACGATCATGAGCCGGCCCTTGATCCGGTCGACGAAGTTGCGCGGTGAGGCATTGAAGTAGCGTTCCGGAAACTCTTCCGGCGTGCCGCCCATCATCTCCTCGCTATAGGCGCGGCCATGGGGCATCTCGGTATTGCGGTAATCGATGCCAAGCTCATACATGCCGCAGATGGCGCAGGCCGCATCGACCAGGTCTGAGAAGCGCGTGATGGCCACCCAGGACGAATAGCCGCCGTAAGACAAGCCAGCGACGCCGATCCGCCCGGTCCTCGCTTTGCCGGCAGCGATCAGCGCCTCGATGCCGGCGCGAATGTCTTCCTGTTCACGACCACCCCAGCCATCCTGCTTGATCGCCTCGCGGAAGGGTATGCCGAAGCCGGTGGAGCCGCGGTAATTGGGATCGAGCACGGTGAAACCAGCAGCAACCAGGAACTGCACCACCGGGTTGACCCAATCCTCGCTGTGCCAGGTGGGACCACCATGCACCCAGACGACGAGGCCCCGGCTTGCGCCCGCAGGCTCGTAGAGCCAGCCCTGGACCGGGATGCCGTCCCTCGACGCCCAGCGGAAATCCTGCGCCGCCGCGAAATCTCGTGGCGCTCCTTCGGCAGCCGAGACCGCCAGGGACTGCACATTCGACCCCGCCGGGCCGATGCGCCAGAAGGCGTGGGGCGCCGTCGAGCGATAGGCTTCAAAAATCCAGTCACCGCCAGGATGCTGCTGCAGCGGCAACAGACTGACGCCCATCTGCGGCAGCGGCGTTTCGCGACCGCTCTCGAAATCGAGCAGGCGTGGCATCAGACGGGCCGCGTTGACCTCGCACAGCATCGCCTGATGGCCGCCGTGGCCCACGACGACGTTTTCGATATTGCGCGCCGGATCATCCACCAGCCAGCGGATGTCGCCGCGCTCAAGGTCGAGCACGCCAATCCGCGCATGCGTTTCCGTTTCCGCCTGGATGAGAAGGCGCGCGTCATCGAGCCAGTGCCCATAGGCGCGGAAACGATCCCCGGCGCTGAACAGGAGCCTGTCGTCGCTGCCATCCCAATGGGCCATCCAGACCTGCGTCCCGGCCGGGTGCAGATCGCCCCGGTGATAGAGCACGCGCCGGCCATCGTGGCTGATCTCGGGGGCGCGTTCGACCATCGACAGCGCGCGAGCGATCACGCGGCGGGTGCCCGTGGCCAAGTCCTGCACATAGAGCCAGGAACCAGCCGTGGTCTTGCCCGAGGCGTAATCGACATCTGCCGTATAGAGGATCGAGCGGCCGTCGGGATGGAAGCTGCCGCCAAAGACATAGTGATCGGATTGTTCCGGCGTCAGCGGCTGCAATTCGCCGCTCTCTCGCGTGAGCAGAAACAGCCGGTCGTGTTCGTTGCTGCCGCGGCTCTGCGCGACGATGAGGCGGCTGCCATCGGAGGCGATGCCGTTGACATTGAAATGATCGGTGCCGTCCGTCAGCTGGCGCGGTGCCGCGCTGCCATCGGTCGGCACGATCCAGACATTGGCGGTGTCGGCAAGGCCAGTCCAGGACCAGGCCAGCCAATTGCCATCTGCCGACACATGCGGCGACCCGATGATCGGGTAGCGCGACCAGAGCGCGGCGAGGTCGGCAAACCGGGATGTCATGCAAAGGCGACCGCAAAGAAGGCGGCGATGCGCTTATAAAGGACGCGCTGGTTGGCCGGGCGGCCGATGCCGTGGCCTTCGTCGTCGAAGGTGAGCAGTTCGTAATCGATGCCAGCGGCTTTTAGGCGCGTCACCACGTCGATCACGTTCTGCGGCGTCACATTGGGATCGTTCTCGCCCTGGACGATCAGCAGCTTGCCCCTGATATCGCCCACGAAATGAATGGGCGAGCGGTCATGGAAGCGTTGCGGCGCGGTGGTGGGCGAACCACCCATCATTTCTTCGGAATAGGGCCGCAGATCCGGCCGCGTCGTCTCGAAATCCACCACCAGATCGGTCATGCCGCAAATTGGTGCCGCAGCCGCAATCGTCTCGGTCGGGAAATGCGTGATCGCCCACCAGGAGGAATAGCCGCCATAGGAG containing:
- a CDS encoding Fe2+-dependent dioxygenase, yielding MIVIIPDVLTVDEQSQLRLLASQSNFVDGKETAGFRAKMVKNNEQVAKDAANKRQLQEIVVAALNRSKDFRRGAIPFRIRPPLISRYRPGMTYGPHIDDALMGSATSRDRTDVSCTVFINDASEYEGGELVIHSPFGVQEVKLPARYAVIYPSGTLHEVAEVTKGERLVAVTWIQSYVRDERHRQFLSDALEVRDKLHTIDPKMVEADTASRLYTNLLRMWAET
- a CDS encoding S9 family peptidase, with amino-acid sequence MTSRFADLAALWSRYPIIGSPHVSADGNWLAWSWTGLADTANVWIVPTDGSAAPRQLTDGTDHFNVNGIASDGSRLIVAQSRGSNEHDRLFLLTRESGELQPLTPEQSDHYVFGGSFHPDGRSILYTADVDYASGKTTAGSWLYVQDLATGTRRVIARALSMVERAPEISHDGRRVLYHRGDLHPAGTQVWMAHWDGSDDRLLFSAGDRFRAYGHWLDDARLLIQAETETHARIGVLDLERGDIRWLVDDPARNIENVVVGHGGHQAMLCEVNAARLMPRLLDFESGRETPLPQMGVSLLPLQQHPGGDWIFEAYRSTAPHAFWRIGPAGSNVQSLAVSAAEGAPRDFAAAQDFRWASRDGIPVQGWLYEPAGASRGLVVWVHGGPTWHSEDWVNPVVQFLVAAGFTVLDPNYRGSTGFGIPFREAIKQDGWGGREQEDIRAGIEALIAAGKARTGRIGVAGLSYGGYSSWVAITRFSDLVDAACAICGMYELGIDYRNTEMPHGRAYSEEMMGGTPEEFPERYFNASPRNFVDRIKGRLMIVHGLADSNVSPANTDMAVKDLDARGIPYRLLTFPDEGHGIYKAGNRARWLTEMADFFADAFGP
- a CDS encoding aminotransferase class V-fold PLP-dependent enzyme; protein product: MSHPQHLPSGVGTPQADGAPLVARTRFPLLRNQPDLVYLDSAASAQKPDVVIDRLTRFYTGEYANIHRGLYPLSEIATENYDAARTRVARFLNAGRDEVIFTHNATEGTNLVAHAFGDANLRPGDLILTTLLEHHANIVPWQLLKERRHLRLAAVPIDAHGDLDLERFEMLLSREPKLVCVTAAANTIGTVTPLKEIVAMAHRAGALVMVDAAQAAPHFRLDVRDLDCDFLTITGHKLYGPDGIGALYVKEKLLADLPPFMGGGGIIRSVSIDHTDYAAGPRRFEAGTPAIGAAIALATALDFIDEIGFGAIAAHDAALTDYAAGRLAEISGLKILGRPQHRIGILSFTLDGIHPHDIGTLLGESRICIRAGHHCAQPLMEHFGVTGTARASFGVHNTTQDVDRLVDSLARVRQMLR